In a genomic window of Gloeocapsopsis dulcis:
- a CDS encoding ABC transporter substrate-binding protein, with product MKKRSLLSYCILFCITLIVVGCVNPAIYIKTTTESDTASSAVAGAVRLGFSAWPGWFPWQVAQERRIFDTYNVPVALRWFDGYLESINTLTAGQIDANSQTLGDTVSSVSGGADQVVVLVNDNSTGNDKVIVREGINSVADLKGKQVAAEEGTVDHFLLLLGLEREGLSAQDIQFVPLETGRAAAAFVAGQVDAVAVFAPFTTQALKRPGSRELFSSADFPGAISDHLVFTRQYVEQNPDRVQGVVDSWFATLDYIQKNQEEAYEIMAKRAGVSVEEYKEYADGTRLFTIEENLQAFQPGNDMTSLQFAAEQVSEFLTETGLTAASPDTRRLFDDRFVKAHAAQVNKS from the coding sequence ATGAAAAAGCGATCGCTCTTATCCTATTGCATTCTCTTTTGCATCACATTGATTGTTGTAGGATGCGTCAACCCTGCGATCTATATCAAAACTACAACTGAAAGTGATACTGCGTCCTCAGCCGTTGCGGGTGCGGTTCGTTTAGGATTCAGTGCATGGCCTGGTTGGTTTCCCTGGCAAGTTGCCCAAGAACGCAGAATCTTTGATACATACAATGTTCCTGTAGCCTTGAGGTGGTTTGATGGTTATCTCGAATCTATCAATACTCTAACAGCCGGACAAATTGATGCGAATAGTCAAACGCTAGGCGATACAGTCAGTTCAGTATCGGGTGGTGCCGATCAAGTCGTTGTACTTGTTAATGACAACTCGACTGGTAATGATAAAGTCATTGTCCGAGAAGGTATCAATTCGGTAGCTGATCTTAAAGGCAAACAAGTGGCTGCAGAAGAAGGCACTGTTGATCACTTTCTGTTACTCTTGGGGCTAGAGAGAGAAGGGCTATCAGCACAAGACATTCAGTTTGTACCCTTAGAAACAGGAAGAGCCGCTGCTGCATTTGTTGCAGGACAAGTTGATGCTGTTGCCGTATTTGCGCCATTTACAACTCAAGCGTTAAAGCGCCCAGGTAGTAGAGAACTCTTCAGTTCCGCAGATTTTCCAGGGGCTATTTCCGATCATTTGGTATTTACACGCCAATACGTTGAGCAAAACCCCGATCGCGTGCAAGGCGTTGTCGATTCCTGGTTTGCCACATTGGATTACATCCAAAAAAATCAAGAGGAAGCTTATGAAATCATGGCAAAACGCGCCGGTGTCAGTGTTGAAGAATATAAAGAATACGCTGATGGCACCAGGTTATTCACGATTGAGGAAAACTTACAAGCCTTTCAACCAGGAAACGACATGACCTCATTGCAGTTTGCAGCAGAACAAGTCAGTGAATTTCTTACCGAAACTGGTTTAACCGCAGCATCACCTGATACCCGCAGGTTGTTTGACGATCGCTTTGTCAAAGCCCACGCCGCACAAGTTAATAAATCCTAA
- the selD gene encoding selenide, water dikinase SelD encodes MQASNPIVKDLVLIGGGHTHAIALRMFGMKPLPGVRITLITEASDTPYSGMLPGHVAGFYSREECHIDLRRLAQFAQVQLYIDQAIGLDLENKQVICARRPPVAFDAVSIDIGSTPATIAVPGATEHAIPAKPISKLLAHWDQFITNVKQNPQQSIRIGVIGGGAGGVELTLSLQSHLQRILSSPHGVNNNLEIHLFHRDAELMPTYNRWVRHRFQKILQRRKVQLHLQETVSEVQPHKVVCKSGLKVECDRIFWVTQASAPKWLRESGLTTDANGFVQVNDYLQSISHPDVFAAGDIATMIDHPRPKAGVFAVRQGKPLFENLQRSLQEKSLKPYKPQKQYLSLIGTGNGKAIAARGSFGFGPSQLLWRWKDWIDRRFMQRFSDVPQMNPEVILSSPHPTPRTASRWASPRFANANTPHPSTMHCAGCGSKVGSTVLAHVLQRIEQPLTCDRQDILIGLDAPDDAAVVQVPANFAMVHTIDYFRALINDPYLFGQISANHCLSDIFAMGAVPQSALAIATIPYAIDAKVAETLFQLLSGAVKVLAESNTPLVGGHTTEGAELSFGLSCNGLVHPDKLLRKSGMQPGQVLILTKALGTGTLFAAQMRQKAKGKWIDTAVESMLLSNAAAATCFLEHEATACTDITGFGLLGHLMEMIQASHVAIELQMPAIPILDGAIETTQQGIVSSLHSENLRVSHYISNLDQVENHHRYPLLFDPQTSGGLLAALPQHKANECIAVLQKLGYPDCQIIGEVKILVEKVNPVTLVC; translated from the coding sequence ATGCAAGCGTCAAATCCGATTGTGAAAGACTTGGTGTTGATTGGCGGCGGACACACCCATGCGATCGCCCTACGAATGTTTGGTATGAAACCACTACCTGGAGTCCGCATCACACTAATTACCGAAGCATCGGATACTCCGTATTCTGGAATGTTACCTGGTCATGTTGCCGGTTTTTACTCGCGGGAAGAATGTCATATTGATTTGCGTCGCTTAGCGCAATTTGCTCAAGTACAGCTCTATATTGACCAAGCAATAGGTTTAGACTTAGAAAACAAGCAGGTGATTTGTGCGCGTCGTCCACCTGTAGCGTTTGATGCCGTCTCGATTGATATTGGTAGTACTCCAGCAACGATCGCCGTACCTGGTGCAACTGAACACGCGATTCCTGCTAAGCCAATTTCTAAATTACTCGCGCACTGGGATCAATTCATTACAAATGTCAAGCAAAATCCGCAGCAGTCAATCCGCATTGGTGTTATTGGTGGGGGTGCGGGTGGTGTGGAATTAACACTTTCACTCCAAAGTCATTTACAAAGAATTCTGTCGTCACCGCATGGTGTAAATAACAATTTAGAAATTCACTTGTTTCATCGCGATGCAGAACTGATGCCTACTTATAACAGGTGGGTACGGCATCGCTTTCAAAAAATCTTGCAACGACGCAAAGTTCAGCTACATCTGCAAGAAACTGTTTCGGAAGTTCAACCGCACAAGGTTGTCTGCAAGTCGGGATTAAAAGTCGAGTGCGATCGCATCTTCTGGGTAACGCAAGCATCTGCCCCCAAATGGTTACGTGAGTCAGGACTTACAACTGATGCCAATGGATTTGTGCAAGTCAACGACTATTTACAGTCCATTTCGCATCCTGATGTCTTCGCTGCTGGAGATATTGCCACAATGATCGATCATCCCCGTCCGAAAGCAGGAGTGTTTGCAGTCCGTCAGGGAAAACCACTGTTTGAGAACTTGCAGCGCAGTTTACAAGAGAAATCCCTAAAACCTTACAAGCCACAGAAACAATATCTAAGTTTAATCGGTACAGGTAATGGCAAAGCGATCGCCGCCCGTGGTTCTTTCGGTTTTGGTCCTTCTCAACTTTTATGGCGCTGGAAAGACTGGATTGATCGCCGCTTTATGCAGCGTTTTAGCGATGTACCACAAATGAATCCAGAAGTCATCCTATCTTCCCCTCACCCCACGCCCCGGACTGCGTCCCGCTGGGCTTCGCCTCGCTTCGCTAACGCTAACACCCCTCACCCCTCTACAATGCACTGTGCTGGTTGTGGTTCTAAAGTAGGAAGTACCGTTTTAGCACATGTCTTGCAACGAATTGAACAACCGTTAACTTGCGATCGCCAAGATATTTTAATTGGTTTAGATGCGCCGGATGATGCTGCAGTGGTGCAAGTTCCCGCAAACTTTGCAATGGTGCATACAATTGACTATTTTCGCGCTTTAATTAACGATCCCTACCTGTTTGGACAGATTAGTGCAAATCACTGCTTGAGTGACATTTTTGCAATGGGGGCAGTCCCTCAAAGTGCGTTGGCGATCGCCACGATCCCTTATGCAATAGACGCAAAAGTCGCAGAAACGCTGTTTCAACTTCTATCGGGTGCGGTCAAAGTTTTAGCAGAATCAAATACACCTCTCGTGGGCGGACACACTACCGAAGGTGCAGAACTTTCTTTTGGTCTATCTTGTAATGGTTTAGTTCATCCTGACAAGCTACTTCGTAAAAGTGGGATGCAACCTGGTCAAGTCTTGATTCTTACCAAAGCATTAGGAACAGGAACGTTATTTGCAGCACAGATGCGCCAGAAAGCGAAAGGAAAATGGATCGATACTGCGGTGGAGTCCATGCTACTATCCAATGCTGCTGCTGCAACTTGTTTTTTAGAACATGAAGCAACGGCTTGTACTGATATTACAGGTTTTGGCTTATTGGGGCATTTAATGGAAATGATCCAAGCATCTCATGTTGCTATTGAATTACAAATGCCAGCAATTCCAATTTTAGATGGTGCAATCGAGACGACACAGCAAGGAATTGTTAGTTCGCTACATTCAGAAAATTTGCGAGTTTCGCACTATATTTCTAACTTGGATCAGGTAGAGAATCATCACCGCTATCCTTTACTTTTCGATCCTCAGACGTCTGGTGGTCTTTTGGCAGCACTTCCACAACATAAAGCTAATGAGTGTATAGCAGTACTACAAAAATTAGGTTATCCCGACTGTCAGATAATTGGTGAAGTGAAAATACTAGTAGAAAAAGTAAATCCAGTAACTCTTGTTTGTTGA
- a CDS encoding DUF262 domain-containing protein has translation MARINLLDTRTTSFGDLISNGKIYRVPPFQRDYSWSEENWEDLWQDILALHTNPDSSHYMGALVLQSSSTSDKEFTIIDGQQRLATLSIIAIAVIQKIQNLVDREEEAEANKDRQEILRRTYLSDRDPRSLRYSSKLLLNENNNDFYQSNLINLRTPRNIRSLSKSNQLLWRAFQYFFNCLEKLQEVIQSGEKLATFLTDTVAQRLLFIQINVEDELNAYTVFETLNARGIELSATDLLKNYLFSLFRGPDDLQEAQRQWRRIVNTVQMENFPDFLRYYLSLKETRVRRERLFKVIRESVKNAQQAFDLLDQLENYSSLFIALGNSNDEFWRDTPDNRAYIRELELFKVRQAYPTLFAAHDKFTRENFTRLLKLVCVLSFRYTIVSSLNPNELETLYNKVAIAITNGEVTSPRQVFDNLRSIYVSDEKFSQDFSLLSISTKGQKKKLVRYILCKLEADASHIDVNEDSFSIEHILPESPTDDWRQYFNDAQIEELAYRIGNLTPLEPYLNRQVGNEVYPIKQATYQKSVYVLTQNIVAEEWTPDTLVRRQGDLAKRAVHIWSSDFSA, from the coding sequence ATGGCTCGGATTAATTTATTAGATACTCGCACCACAAGTTTTGGCGATTTAATCAGCAATGGCAAGATCTACCGAGTACCGCCTTTCCAGCGCGATTATTCTTGGAGTGAGGAAAATTGGGAAGACCTTTGGCAAGACATTTTAGCACTTCATACTAATCCTGACTCTAGCCACTACATGGGAGCACTAGTTCTGCAAAGCTCCAGTACTTCAGACAAAGAGTTTACAATTATCGATGGGCAACAACGATTAGCTACTCTCAGTATTATTGCCATTGCTGTCATTCAGAAGATTCAAAACCTTGTAGATCGAGAAGAGGAGGCTGAAGCTAACAAAGATCGACAAGAAATTTTAAGGCGCACCTACCTCAGCGACAGAGATCCACGTTCTCTTCGCTACTCAAGTAAGCTTCTTTTGAATGAAAATAACAATGACTTCTATCAAAGTAATCTGATTAATCTCAGAACGCCACGAAATATCCGATCTCTGTCAAAATCTAACCAACTTCTCTGGCGAGCCTTTCAATACTTCTTTAATTGTTTGGAGAAACTTCAAGAAGTTATTCAGAGTGGAGAAAAATTAGCGACATTTTTAACAGATACTGTTGCTCAAAGGCTACTTTTTATTCAAATAAACGTCGAAGACGAATTGAATGCATACACAGTTTTTGAAACATTAAATGCTAGAGGTATCGAATTAAGTGCAACAGATTTACTGAAGAACTATTTGTTTTCCCTTTTCCGTGGACCAGATGATCTCCAAGAAGCACAGCGACAATGGAGGAGAATTGTTAATACAGTTCAAATGGAAAACTTTCCTGATTTTTTACGTTACTACCTTAGTCTCAAAGAAACCAGAGTAAGACGCGAACGATTATTTAAAGTTATTCGTGAATCTGTGAAGAATGCCCAACAAGCATTTGACTTACTCGATCAACTGGAAAATTATAGTAGCCTTTTTATTGCTCTTGGTAACTCTAATGATGAATTCTGGCGGGATACTCCAGACAATCGAGCATATATCCGCGAACTAGAGTTATTTAAAGTAAGGCAAGCCTATCCAACACTGTTTGCTGCACACGACAAGTTTACTCGTGAAAATTTTACTCGCTTACTAAAACTTGTTTGTGTCCTTTCCTTTCGTTACACCATTGTTAGTAGTCTCAATCCTAATGAATTAGAAACACTTTATAACAAGGTAGCAATTGCAATTACAAATGGTGAAGTAACTAGTCCAAGGCAAGTGTTCGACAATCTGCGCTCAATTTATGTTTCAGATGAAAAATTCTCGCAAGACTTTTCTCTGCTCTCAATATCTACAAAAGGACAAAAAAAGAAGTTAGTACGATACATTCTTTGCAAACTTGAAGCAGATGCATCACATATAGATGTCAACGAAGATAGTTTTTCTATTGAGCATATCTTACCCGAATCACCCACTGATGACTGGCGGCAATATTTTAATGATGCCCAAATAGAAGAGTTGGCTTATCGCATTGGAAACTTGACACCTCTGGAGCCTTATCTTAACCGTCAGGTAGGAAACGAAGTTTATCCTATCAAGCAGGCAACTTATCAGAAGAGTGTTTATGTCTTAACGCAGAATATTGTAGCTGAAGAATGGACGCCGGACACGTTGGTTAGGCGTCAGGGAGATCTAGCAAAGCGTGCTGTTCATATTTGGAGTTCGGATTTTTCTGCGTAA